From Dethiosulfovibrio faecalis, one genomic window encodes:
- the cobU gene encoding bifunctional adenosylcobinamide kinase/adenosylcobinamide-phosphate guanylyltransferase has product MGNIVLVLGGARSGKSGFAQSLVSDQERHSLRTSVFYVATAGIEDDEMARRVARHRADRPDRWKTLEAQNDLVGTLEAIPSRSIVLLDCVTMMVTNLMFSHRTEWDGISMEDERSVEQFVLREVDRMLAVFRRRELSAVLVSNEVGQGLVPPYPLGRIFRDIAGWANQRIAKEADSVYLMIAGIPQIIKEATS; this is encoded by the coding sequence ATGGGAAATATAGTTTTGGTGTTGGGAGGAGCTAGAAGCGGTAAAAGCGGATTTGCCCAGAGCTTGGTATCCGACCAGGAAAGACATAGTCTTCGAACTTCCGTTTTTTATGTAGCCACCGCCGGGATAGAGGACGATGAGATGGCTCGTCGGGTCGCCCGTCACAGGGCGGATCGTCCGGATAGATGGAAGACCCTGGAGGCCCAAAACGACTTGGTGGGAACGCTTGAGGCAATTCCGTCGAGAAGTATAGTCCTTTTGGACTGCGTTACAATGATGGTCACCAACCTCATGTTTTCTCATAGAACCGAATGGGACGGTATCTCTATGGAGGACGAAAGGTCGGTGGAGCAGTTCGTTCTGAGAGAGGTGGACCGTATGTTGGCGGTCTTTAGACGGAGGGAGCTTTCCGCCGTTCTGGTCTCGAACGAGGTGGGGCAGGGGTTGGTGCCTCCCTATCCTCTGGGTAGGATCTTTCGGGATATTGCGGGATGGGCTAATCAGAGGATCGCAAAGGAGGCCGATAGCGTCTATCTTATGATCGCCGGTATCCCCCAGATCATCAAGGAGGCGACGTCTTGA
- a CDS encoding pyridoxal phosphate-dependent aminotransferase, with the protein MIPRPVSDFDGLGPVVHGGMDREKLDSMGLDVDDILDFSVSINPLSPHEDVLKASRSAELDIYPDRSAWKLRERLSDLHGVDSSRVLVTNGASQAIWLVSMAYLRSGRKTSVVVPAYGEYIQAASALGASVSRWDFGDFMTGDSSGFSRSLHDRIRTEPPEVLWICSPNNPTGYALSRSQIESILDICKVGPTMVVLDEAYRNFMETPPDLEDLLDTGRLLILRSMTKDYGLPGVRLGYALGSSDSISAMEKVQPDWSVGAQAQAVGVALLENREHYERQWELLRIEKKRLSDGLKRIGVTVISGEGNFLLCRHRRWSELKTYLWSKRIQLRDCASFGLENYFRIGIKTVDMDDLLLKEISSFLLGEETFG; encoded by the coding sequence GTGATTCCTAGACCGGTATCGGATTTCGACGGATTAGGGCCGGTGGTTCACGGCGGAATGGACCGTGAGAAGCTGGACTCCATGGGGTTGGACGTCGATGATATCCTCGATTTCAGCGTTTCGATCAATCCCCTGTCACCTCACGAGGATGTTTTGAAAGCGTCTCGTTCCGCCGAGTTGGATATCTATCCCGACAGGTCTGCCTGGAAGCTGAGGGAAAGACTATCCGATCTTCACGGGGTTGATAGCTCCAGGGTTCTGGTAACCAACGGAGCCTCTCAAGCGATATGGCTGGTGTCTATGGCATATTTGAGATCCGGCAGGAAGACCTCTGTCGTGGTTCCGGCCTACGGCGAATATATTCAGGCGGCTTCCGCCCTGGGGGCCTCGGTCTCTCGTTGGGATTTCGGAGATTTCATGACAGGTGATTCCTCCGGTTTCAGCCGTTCGCTTCACGACAGAATCCGAACCGAACCTCCTGAGGTGCTATGGATCTGTTCTCCCAATAACCCGACGGGATACGCCCTTTCAAGGTCGCAGATCGAGTCCATCCTGGATATATGTAAAGTCGGTCCGACCATGGTCGTCCTCGACGAAGCCTATCGCAATTTCATGGAGACTCCTCCTGATTTGGAGGATCTTCTCGACACAGGCAGGCTCCTCATACTGAGATCCATGACTAAGGACTACGGTTTGCCGGGCGTCAGGCTGGGGTATGCCCTGGGTTCCTCGGATTCCATATCGGCTATGGAGAAGGTTCAGCCTGACTGGAGCGTGGGGGCCCAGGCCCAGGCTGTGGGGGTAGCTCTTCTGGAGAACCGGGAGCATTACGAACGACAGTGGGAGCTTTTGAGGATTGAGAAGAAGAGGCTATCCGATGGTCTGAAACGGATTGGTGTAACGGTGATCTCCGGGGAGGGTAACTTCCTGCTCTGTCGTCATCGTCGTTGGTCCGAGCTAAAGACGTACCTATGGAGTAAGAGGATACAGCTTCGGGACTGCGCTTCCTTTGGTTTGGAGAATTATTTCAGGATAGGTATAAAGACCGTCGATATGGACGATCTGCTCCTGAAGGAGATATCGTCTTTTTTGCTCGGAGAGGAGACTTTCGGCTGA
- a CDS encoding nucleoside kinase — translation MSFIIRIKGFSDIHCEMPLSGQGVLASTGLYKNRNIVAWRVNNYLRPLEWVVDGDADVEFVDTYSFEGTMVYRSSLGFLLVLASRKALGKPIFIRHSISEGHFWELEDDDITEEDLASIVETMKDLVDMDIPITREVVSLDKACRIFERQGNPEKGRLFSRVYMDPIEVYRCLDMYGFFYCPLVPSTGYLKNWDLKLLPPGMVLQFPTVAYPTSLPPFQASRKLSGVFLEYANWLRTMGISTMVNLHDAIAAGRGQELILISEAFHSQRLSNLAYDVVKRNARVVCIAGPSASGKTTLSKRLKIQLQVCGKRPVTVSLDDYFVDRDRTPRDEKGDYDFEALEALDLELLNQQLKSLIEGESVQLPHFDFLTGTRKEGRYLKLDEDDILIIEGIHGLNDQVTQSVPQDKKFRIFVSPLTGVSLDRQNRTSTTDNRLFRRMIRDHRTRGHGPEATLKRWPSVIRGAQKYIFPYQKHSDVMFNSALLYELPVLKGYLEPLLQTVPEGSPVFGEARRLLSLLRFVPPLPSDTVPNESIIREFIGGSLFED, via the coding sequence ATGTCGTTTATCATTCGGATCAAGGGTTTTTCCGATATACACTGTGAGATGCCGTTGTCGGGTCAGGGAGTGTTGGCTTCCACCGGACTATACAAAAACAGGAACATAGTCGCCTGGCGGGTAAACAACTATCTTCGCCCTCTCGAGTGGGTCGTCGACGGAGACGCAGACGTCGAGTTCGTCGATACCTATTCCTTCGAGGGGACCATGGTCTACAGGAGTTCTCTGGGTTTTCTGCTGGTCCTGGCCTCGAGGAAGGCTCTGGGCAAACCTATTTTTATCCGTCATTCGATCTCGGAAGGGCACTTTTGGGAACTGGAGGACGATGATATAACCGAGGAGGACCTGGCGTCTATCGTAGAGACGATGAAGGACCTGGTCGACATGGATATTCCGATAACCAGGGAGGTAGTCTCGCTAGATAAGGCCTGTCGAATATTCGAGAGACAGGGGAACCCGGAAAAGGGGCGGCTTTTCTCCAGGGTCTACATGGATCCCATAGAGGTCTACCGTTGTCTCGACATGTACGGTTTTTTCTATTGCCCTCTGGTCCCGTCCACGGGATATCTCAAGAATTGGGACCTTAAACTTCTTCCGCCGGGGATGGTGCTTCAGTTCCCCACTGTCGCCTATCCCACGTCCTTGCCCCCTTTTCAGGCATCCAGAAAGCTGTCCGGCGTGTTTCTAGAATACGCTAACTGGCTCAGGACGATGGGGATAAGCACAATGGTAAACCTTCACGACGCCATAGCCGCTGGAAGGGGGCAGGAACTGATACTCATATCCGAGGCCTTCCACTCCCAGAGGTTGAGCAACTTGGCCTACGACGTGGTGAAAAGAAATGCAAGGGTCGTCTGTATAGCCGGTCCATCCGCGTCGGGCAAGACCACCCTGTCTAAAAGGCTTAAGATACAGCTTCAGGTCTGTGGAAAGAGACCGGTGACGGTGTCTCTGGACGACTATTTCGTCGACAGGGACAGGACACCTAGAGATGAGAAGGGCGACTACGATTTCGAGGCCCTGGAGGCACTGGACCTCGAGTTGTTGAATCAGCAACTGAAGTCTCTCATAGAGGGGGAGTCGGTACAGCTTCCTCATTTCGATTTTCTCACCGGAACCCGTAAGGAAGGTCGTTACTTGAAACTGGATGAGGACGACATCCTCATAATAGAGGGCATCCACGGATTGAACGATCAGGTTACCCAGTCCGTGCCCCAGGACAAGAAGTTCCGTATCTTCGTGTCTCCCCTGACAGGGGTGAGCCTCGACAGACAGAACAGGACGAGCACGACGGATAATCGCCTTTTCCGGAGGATGATAAGGGACCACAGGACCAGAGGACACGGACCGGAGGCCACTCTAAAGAGGTGGCCGTCGGTCATAAGAGGGGCTCAGAAGTATATCTTTCCGTATCAGAAGCACTCGGACGTGATGTTCAACTCCGCCCTTCTTTACGAGCTGCCGGTGTTGAAAGGCTATCTGGAGCCGCTTTTACAGACGGTTCCCGAGGGCTCTCCCGTTTTCGGAGAGGCCAGGAGGTTGTTGTCCCTGCTGCGGTTCGTCCCCCCTCTTCCGTCCGATACGGTTCCCAACGAGTCCATCATAAGGGAGTTCATCGGCGGCAGTCTTTTCGAGGACTGA
- a CDS encoding L,D-transpeptidase: MWICHKGAHLLFGVDEEARCLFGCWPVATGRNSGQKRKVGDMRTPEGLFPVQGVHDASYWQPYRDKKTGDTVGYGPWFIRLKTPPWSGIGIHGTDEGHLSEIGTDASHGCIRMKNEDLLRIKKVVRPGQKVLIVP, translated from the coding sequence ATGTGGATCTGCCACAAAGGGGCTCATCTTCTCTTCGGAGTGGACGAGGAGGCCAGGTGTCTTTTTGGATGCTGGCCCGTAGCTACCGGTAGGAACTCCGGTCAAAAGCGTAAGGTCGGGGATATGAGGACTCCCGAAGGACTTTTTCCCGTCCAGGGCGTCCACGATGCGTCTTACTGGCAGCCCTATAGGGATAAAAAAACCGGCGATACAGTAGGGTACGGGCCCTGGTTTATAAGGCTCAAGACCCCGCCGTGGAGCGGGATAGGTATCCACGGCACCGACGAGGGACATCTGTCGGAGATCGGCACCGACGCCAGCCACGGTTGCATAAGGATGAAGAACGAGGATCTATTGAGGATAAAGAAAGTAGTCAGACCGGGACAGAAGGTCTTGATCGTTCCCTGA
- a CDS encoding LacI family DNA-binding transcriptional regulator, whose amino-acid sequence MAKVTMADVARETQVNKATVSRALKGDPRISLATREKVWEAAKKLGYRIDTVARGLSSQRTDVIGVVLRDLGESWVGSFLSGVERVLARHRMEMLVKEANDLDASSRSAYQRLLDRKVDGVIWASDAPLPSDEDGIPSVIVGNGEGDPSMRVLLDEEAISRKVLSLADGRPISYRGGDRPFFPFLERLSSIGKEKGLILWDGSLPSPGELAEGVLLCGDRSILASLMVPRLPWPAFDMGHLSSRGLINVVRGRGVRPKEIKVSSSIVGVEKNDPGC is encoded by the coding sequence ATGGCTAAGGTTACTATGGCCGATGTCGCCAGAGAGACGCAGGTCAACAAGGCAACGGTTAGCAGGGCGCTTAAAGGCGACCCCAGAATATCTTTGGCTACAAGAGAAAAAGTCTGGGAAGCTGCAAAAAAACTTGGCTATCGGATAGATACGGTTGCCAGAGGACTTTCCAGTCAGAGAACCGATGTTATCGGGGTGGTCCTGCGCGACCTGGGAGAGAGCTGGGTGGGATCCTTCCTCTCCGGAGTTGAGAGGGTCCTGGCCAGGCATCGCATGGAGATGCTGGTAAAAGAGGCCAACGACCTGGATGCCTCGTCCAGGTCCGCATATCAGAGGTTGTTGGATAGAAAGGTGGACGGAGTCATATGGGCATCGGACGCGCCTCTCCCATCCGACGAGGACGGCATCCCTTCCGTGATCGTCGGTAATGGGGAGGGCGACCCCTCCATGAGGGTCCTTCTGGACGAGGAAGCGATCTCCCGAAAAGTCCTCTCTTTAGCCGACGGACGTCCTATCTCCTATAGAGGTGGAGATCGTCCTTTTTTCCCCTTTCTGGAGAGACTTTCCTCTATTGGAAAGGAGAAAGGGCTGATCCTGTGGGATGGGAGTCTTCCGTCTCCGGGTGAGCTGGCTGAGGGGGTCTTGCTGTGTGGGGATCGCTCTATTTTGGCCTCTCTGATGGTTCCCCGTCTGCCTTGGCCGGCTTTCGATATGGGGCATCTCTCCTCCAGAGGCCTTATAAACGTAGTGAGGGGAAGGGGTGTAAGGCCTAAAGAGATAAAGGTATCGTCCAGCATCGTCGGGGTGGAGAAAAACGATCCAGGGTGTTGA
- the cobS gene encoding adenosylcobinamide-GDP ribazoletransferase, producing MRFLLALSFLTCIPVSLKRIMTEEDLGHATRWFPLVGAVIGVILWCVFRISSSVWGAHVAGASTLAMWAALTRGLHLDGLADTFDGLGGGVTKERALEIMKDSRIGTFGAVAIFCLLTLKLAVLSSMGTELSEWIFVAPVLSRWSMVLAVAGFSTARKNGMGRRFKSYCGITEVMFASSLAFVPVVALTGWMGLAVMGGAGLTMWSVGCRISSYLGGLTGDSYGCICEFVELFVLLSGTAVASL from the coding sequence TTGAGGTTCCTGTTGGCCCTGTCTTTTCTGACCTGTATCCCGGTTTCGCTGAAAAGGATTATGACGGAGGAGGACCTAGGCCACGCTACGAGATGGTTCCCTCTGGTAGGTGCCGTTATAGGCGTGATCCTATGGTGTGTCTTCCGTATCTCCTCATCTGTATGGGGTGCCCATGTGGCAGGAGCCTCCACCCTGGCGATGTGGGCCGCCTTGACCAGAGGGCTGCATCTGGACGGCCTGGCCGATACGTTCGATGGACTAGGCGGCGGTGTCACCAAGGAGAGGGCCCTGGAGATCATGAAGGACAGTCGAATAGGGACCTTCGGTGCTGTGGCGATCTTTTGCCTCCTTACGTTGAAGCTGGCCGTTCTGTCGTCTATGGGGACCGAACTATCAGAATGGATCTTCGTGGCTCCCGTCCTCTCCAGGTGGTCTATGGTCCTGGCCGTCGCAGGTTTTTCTACCGCCCGAAAAAACGGTATGGGCCGCCGTTTCAAGTCCTATTGCGGAATTACCGAGGTTATGTTCGCCTCGTCCTTGGCTTTCGTTCCGGTTGTCGCCCTCACGGGATGGATGGGGCTGGCCGTCATGGGCGGTGCGGGATTGACGATGTGGTCCGTGGGATGTAGGATCTCCTCTTACCTTGGTGGGCTTACGGGAGACAGCTACGGTTGTATCTGCGAGTTCGTGGAGCTTTTCGTCCTGTTGTCCGGCACTGCTGTGGCGTCTCTTTAG
- the cbiB gene encoding adenosylcobinamide-phosphate synthase CbiB produces MTFDLISLTVAVLWDLFLGEPSNAVHPVCWMGSFVDFLWRKRPERGLFPYGCLIVLSGVSLVLVAASAVSRLPLAFSLPISVWFLKGTFSLSGLLEAGGSIEGALKSGDLNRGRHLLGYHLVSRDTSKLSSSEVAGAAIESLAENFGDGLVAPIFFFALFGLPGALVYRFVNTCDSMLGYRGGDFEAGGKFAARLDDVLNWIPARLASVLILAGAASLGADWRGGAISALRDHGRTSSPNAGWPMAAMAGVLSVVLDKRGVYRLNLSGRRPVSKDLRKAMSILMVAQGLALASFFMWICAGAS; encoded by the coding sequence ATGACCTTCGATCTCATATCGCTGACAGTGGCCGTCTTGTGGGATCTCTTCCTGGGAGAGCCTTCAAACGCCGTTCATCCGGTGTGCTGGATGGGATCTTTCGTCGATTTCCTCTGGCGAAAGAGACCTGAAAGAGGTCTGTTCCCTTACGGTTGTCTCATAGTCTTGTCCGGTGTTTCTTTGGTTCTGGTTGCGGCATCGGCTGTGTCTCGTCTGCCTCTCGCTTTTTCCCTGCCTATTTCCGTCTGGTTCCTGAAGGGGACTTTCTCCCTTAGCGGTCTGCTGGAGGCGGGAGGATCGATCGAAGGGGCCCTGAAATCCGGCGATTTAAACCGGGGCAGGCACCTTCTGGGATATCATCTGGTTAGCAGAGACACCTCTAAACTTTCTTCCTCCGAGGTAGCAGGGGCCGCGATCGAATCGCTGGCGGAGAACTTCGGCGACGGTTTGGTCGCCCCTATCTTTTTCTTCGCTCTTTTTGGACTTCCAGGGGCTTTAGTCTACCGCTTCGTAAATACCTGTGACTCGATGCTGGGATACCGGGGAGGGGATTTCGAGGCGGGGGGCAAGTTCGCCGCTAGGTTGGACGATGTCCTGAACTGGATCCCCGCCAGGCTGGCTTCTGTCCTGATTCTGGCTGGAGCCGCTAGCCTAGGAGCAGACTGGAGGGGGGGCGCGATCTCGGCCTTAAGGGATCACGGTAGGACCAGTAGTCCTAATGCCGGTTGGCCCATGGCCGCCATGGCAGGAGTTCTGTCGGTCGTCTTGGATAAAAGAGGGGTGTATCGTTTGAATCTTTCGGGAAGAAGGCCCGTGTCGAAGGACCTTAGAAAGGCGATGTCCATTCTCATGGTAGCTCAAGGTCTCGCTTTAGCCTCATTTTTTATGTGGATATGTGCAGGTGCGTCGTGA